A window of Paenibacillus polygoni contains these coding sequences:
- a CDS encoding aldo/keto reductase yields MEKITIKGSRKPVSRLIKGTDYFRHDNYDQVVTNLNAFLAIGGNTIDTAHIYCGGQSEEVIGRYLKEMNNRDEIVIFTKGAHPDRSGARVHKAAIDHDLSVSLERLGTDHIELYGLHRDDVSIPVEHIIEALNEHIDAGRIGAIGASNWTWERIQEANHYAETNGLQGFTFSSPNLSLAKAKEPFWHGCVSVDEETSRFHEQTQIPVLSWSSQARGFFTGRYTPEITDNEDLVRVFYNDDNWERLHRAEELAKKKGVTTIQIALAYVLNQAYPTCALIGAQNPAELESCQKGAEIQLTREEVEWLDLSANSIIQ; encoded by the coding sequence ATGGAAAAAATAACGATCAAAGGTTCTCGCAAACCTGTCTCACGGCTCATTAAAGGAACGGATTATTTTCGTCATGACAACTATGATCAGGTCGTAACCAACCTTAATGCGTTCCTTGCGATTGGCGGAAATACCATTGACACTGCTCATATTTATTGCGGCGGACAAAGTGAAGAAGTTATCGGCCGGTATCTGAAAGAAATGAATAATCGTGACGAGATCGTTATTTTTACCAAAGGTGCTCATCCGGATCGTTCGGGAGCAAGAGTTCATAAAGCAGCAATTGACCATGACCTGTCTGTAAGTCTAGAACGGCTTGGGACAGATCATATTGAACTATATGGTCTTCACCGGGATGATGTATCTATTCCTGTTGAACATATTATTGAGGCGCTGAATGAACATATTGACGCAGGGCGGATCGGAGCTATCGGCGCGTCAAATTGGACGTGGGAACGAATTCAGGAAGCAAATCACTATGCGGAAACAAACGGGCTGCAAGGCTTTACCTTCAGCAGTCCTAATCTTAGTCTAGCCAAAGCCAAAGAACCTTTTTGGCACGGCTGTGTTTCCGTTGATGAAGAGACAAGTAGGTTCCATGAACAAACCCAAATTCCTGTACTCTCTTGGTCTTCCCAAGCAAGAGGATTTTTCACAGGGCGGTATACGCCTGAAATCACAGATAATGAGGATTTGGTGCGTGTATTCTACAATGACGATAACTGGGAACGACTTCACAGAGCCGAGGAGCTGGCTAAGAAAAAAGGAGTCACTACCATCCAGATTGCTCTTGCCTACGTACTGAATCAAGCTTATCCAACCTGTGCTCTGATCGGTGCTCAGAATCCAGCAGAACTCGAGTCCTGCCAAAAAGGTGCTGAGATACAGCTTACACGAGAGGAAGTAGAGTGGCTTGATCTTTCCGCGAACTCTATTATTCAATAA
- a CDS encoding Gfo/Idh/MocA family protein, translated as MNQTLRWGILGTASIAKRSVIPGIRGSIRNEVVAIASRNQEKADEAAKELHIENAFGSYEALLASDDIDAVYIPLPNHLHLEWTLRAAEAGKHILCEKPIALNAAEAEKMVDACQKAGVHLAEAFMYRHHPRYQMIQDAIHSGEIGELRGIHANFTFNSAASTENIRYHKDWGGGSLYDVGCYPISVARLLIGQEPEAVTAQALFSEKHGGVDMMTSGFVEFPNSISLIFDCGMWAAFRNEMEVLGTDGVIKVPSAFASDKDTDSSFSITGKLGNRVVEVPRVNHYSLMADDFADVVLDGSKPKFDPQDAVFNMKVLESALRSAEQRKRIEL; from the coding sequence ATGAATCAAACGTTACGTTGGGGCATTCTTGGAACAGCCAGTATTGCGAAAAGATCGGTAATTCCAGGGATTCGCGGATCCATCCGAAATGAAGTGGTTGCCATAGCAAGCCGCAATCAAGAAAAAGCAGATGAGGCCGCAAAAGAGTTACATATCGAAAACGCTTTTGGAAGTTATGAAGCATTACTCGCCAGTGACGATATTGATGCAGTATATATTCCGCTGCCGAATCATCTCCATCTTGAGTGGACTTTACGTGCGGCAGAAGCCGGTAAACATATTTTATGCGAAAAGCCGATTGCACTGAATGCAGCAGAAGCTGAGAAAATGGTGGATGCATGTCAAAAAGCTGGTGTTCATCTTGCTGAAGCATTCATGTATCGGCACCACCCTAGGTATCAAATGATTCAAGATGCTATTCATTCTGGAGAGATTGGAGAGCTGCGCGGAATTCATGCGAACTTTACTTTTAATAGTGCCGCGAGCACCGAAAATATTCGTTATCATAAAGATTGGGGCGGCGGTTCGCTTTACGATGTCGGCTGCTATCCGATCAGCGTAGCAAGACTTCTTATTGGTCAAGAACCGGAGGCGGTAACTGCACAAGCATTGTTCTCAGAGAAGCATGGCGGAGTAGACATGATGACTTCAGGTTTTGTTGAATTCCCGAATTCCATCTCTCTCATCTTTGACTGTGGAATGTGGGCTGCCTTCCGGAATGAAATGGAAGTACTCGGCACAGACGGCGTAATCAAAGTCCCTTCTGCTTTTGCGAGTGATAAAGACACCGATTCATCCTTCTCCATTACAGGAAAACTCGGTAATCGAGTGGTAGAAGTCCCACGTGTGAATCATTATTCCTTAATGGCTGATGATTTTGCTGATGTTGTACTGGATGGAAGCAAGCCTAAGTTTGATCCACAAGATGCTGTTTTTAACATGAAAGTACTGGAATCTGCCCTGCGCTCAGCCGAGCAACGGAAACGAATTGAACTATAG
- the yidC gene encoding membrane protein insertase YidC, with protein MTKTKGFFPIQKRTVRIYAILASLLAVFLLSGCSSNVSEISSTTPGFFNHYIVFPISYITQHLAGWFNGSYGLAIIALTLIVRLLLFPLMMRQSKSQQKMKLVMKAMQPELDALKKSYENKKDTASQQKMQQEMMELYKKHQFNPLNIGCLPILIQLPILSGVYTAIRLMPDMSSHSFLWFKLGEPDMILALIVAAIYLLQSRISMQGMPAEQKKQMAIMGYISPIMMAFFSMSAPAAIPLYWMAGGTFLIFQTLLFRKMYPVDQGTGSTEAISLPGSKSKKTKDPNPA; from the coding sequence ATGACAAAGACAAAAGGATTCTTTCCTATTCAAAAACGGACGGTGCGGATTTACGCTATACTAGCAAGTTTACTAGCGGTGTTTTTACTTTCGGGTTGCAGCTCTAATGTGAGTGAAATCAGCAGTACAACACCAGGGTTCTTTAATCACTATATTGTCTTTCCGATTTCTTATATCACACAGCATTTGGCGGGATGGTTTAACGGCAGTTATGGGCTGGCCATTATTGCGCTGACACTCATCGTTCGGCTGTTATTATTTCCGCTCATGATGCGCCAATCGAAATCACAGCAGAAAATGAAACTTGTGATGAAGGCAATGCAGCCTGAACTCGATGCGCTGAAAAAAAGCTATGAGAATAAGAAAGATACAGCCAGTCAGCAAAAAATGCAGCAAGAAATGATGGAACTTTATAAAAAGCATCAGTTTAACCCGCTTAATATTGGCTGTCTGCCTATATTAATTCAACTGCCGATTCTTTCGGGAGTGTATACTGCGATTCGGCTTATGCCGGATATGAGCAGTCACTCGTTTTTATGGTTTAAACTCGGGGAACCAGATATGATTCTGGCACTCATTGTAGCTGCTATTTACTTGCTCCAATCTCGGATATCTATGCAAGGAATGCCAGCAGAACAGAAGAAACAAATGGCCATCATGGGCTACATTTCACCGATTATGATGGCATTCTTCTCCATGAGTGCACCTGCAGCAATTCCGCTGTACTGGATGGCAGGCGGTACATTCCTTATTTTCCAGACACTTTTATTCCGTAAAATGTATCCGGTAGATCAAGGAACAGGTAGTACGGAAGCAATATCACTTCCTGGTTCAAAGTCGAAGAAAACAAAAGATCCTAATCCCGCATAA
- a CDS encoding glycosyl-4,4'-diaponeurosporenoate acyltransferase CrtO family protein, translating into MQIWEWSGPITIAADIAAWFILHMSISYVFTVLPERWFDGLHLTASGKELSFYDRVLHIRRWKKRLPDGAGWVGQNFRKQRIEQNDTAYLHIYQREAYRGEWCHYISILPVPLFFLWNVPAVAWGMVVYALAANVPCILSLRYNRARIVRILQRRGKAIPAYLGKMEEDPLMD; encoded by the coding sequence GTGCAAATATGGGAGTGGTCAGGACCGATAACGATAGCGGCTGATATTGCGGCATGGTTTATTCTTCATATGAGCATTTCCTATGTGTTCACTGTTCTACCGGAACGGTGGTTTGATGGGCTGCATTTAACGGCTTCTGGCAAAGAACTTTCATTCTATGATCGTGTTCTGCACATTAGACGATGGAAAAAAAGATTGCCCGATGGAGCGGGATGGGTAGGACAGAATTTTAGGAAGCAGCGAATCGAGCAAAATGACACCGCATACCTTCACATATACCAAAGAGAGGCCTATAGAGGAGAGTGGTGCCACTATATATCCATTTTGCCGGTACCGTTGTTCTTCTTATGGAATGTGCCGGCTGTGGCATGGGGGATGGTGGTGTATGCATTAGCCGCTAATGTACCCTGCATTCTGTCCTTACGTTACAACCGGGCGCGTATTGTTCGAATCTTGCAGCGAAGAGGAAAAGCGATCCCTGCTTATCTAGGTAAGATGGAAGAAGACCCTTTAATGGATTGA
- a CDS encoding sugar O-acetyltransferase, which produces MKTEKEKMLAGELYLAWDAELTQDREQARRLTRIYNQSTENDPEHRAEIMRKLLGTVGEHFYVEPTFRCDYGYNIHVGDHFYANFDCVILDVCEVNIGKYCLLGPGVHIYTATHPLDPTSRCDRGEEYGAPVTIGDKVWIGGRAIINPGVTIGNNVVVASGSVVTKDVPDNVVVGGNPARILKKIEVSQDAI; this is translated from the coding sequence ATGAAGACAGAAAAAGAAAAAATGCTCGCAGGAGAACTGTACTTAGCTTGGGATGCTGAATTGACACAAGATCGTGAACAGGCAAGACGTCTTACAAGAATCTATAATCAGTCGACTGAAAATGACCCGGAACATCGGGCCGAGATCATGAGGAAACTACTTGGCACCGTTGGTGAACATTTCTATGTTGAGCCCACATTCCGCTGTGACTACGGCTATAATATCCATGTAGGTGATCATTTCTATGCTAACTTCGACTGTGTCATTCTTGATGTATGCGAAGTAAACATAGGAAAATATTGCTTGCTCGGTCCAGGGGTTCATATCTACACAGCAACACATCCGCTTGATCCAACTTCCAGATGCGACCGTGGTGAGGAATATGGCGCACCCGTCACGATTGGAGACAAAGTATGGATTGGAGGACGCGCCATCATTAACCCGGGTGTTACGATTGGCAACAACGTAGTTGTGGCTTCGGGTTCAGTTGTAACCAAAGATGTACCGGATAACGTGGTTGTTGGCGGAAACCCAGCACGAATTTTGAAGAAAATTGAGGTAAGTCAAGACGCGATCTAG
- a CDS encoding helix-turn-helix transcriptional regulator, with protein sequence MERQSHLVTITDQQFFCYPESVGMFSNTPKHSVTRGKGALNNFNIHFVAAGKGYVEMEGAVYELEAGDAFLYFPLQEQRYYSSTSEPWDIRWVHFYGSSSLTDYMLGRGFQDHRIWTLRQPEGWKKAHLHLLTEAENHKMLNPTILSTLTYAVITEFVHQAEAHTKSRTGRSTDRITKLLPKIQKEAASPFILEDWAEEAGVSVHYFCKLFKKAMQMTPMDFITQCRIQMAKQALLEHTDRTIGQIASETGYPSASYFNRRFLEHEGMTPTEYRRLFGK encoded by the coding sequence ATGGAACGCCAAAGTCACTTAGTTACGATAACGGATCAGCAATTTTTTTGTTACCCTGAGTCTGTCGGCATGTTTAGCAATACCCCGAAACATTCGGTAACCCGTGGAAAAGGGGCCCTAAACAATTTTAACATCCATTTTGTAGCAGCTGGCAAAGGTTATGTGGAGATGGAGGGGGCTGTATACGAACTCGAAGCAGGTGACGCCTTTTTGTACTTTCCTTTACAGGAACAGAGGTACTACAGTAGTACAAGTGAACCTTGGGATATTAGATGGGTACATTTTTATGGAAGCAGCAGTTTAACGGACTATATGCTTGGACGCGGGTTTCAGGATCACCGCATCTGGACGCTCCGTCAGCCGGAAGGGTGGAAGAAAGCGCATCTTCATCTGCTAACCGAAGCAGAGAATCATAAAATGCTAAACCCGACTATTCTGTCTACACTAACCTATGCTGTAATTACGGAGTTTGTCCATCAAGCAGAAGCGCATACGAAGAGCAGAACGGGACGTTCTACGGACCGAATTACGAAACTGCTGCCTAAAATTCAAAAAGAAGCGGCAAGTCCGTTTATTTTAGAAGATTGGGCGGAAGAAGCAGGGGTTAGTGTTCATTATTTTTGTAAATTATTTAAAAAAGCGATGCAAATGACGCCAATGGATTTTATAACGCAGTGCCGTATTCAAATGGCGAAGCAAGCATTGCTGGAACATACAGATAGAACAATCGGTCAGATTGCTTCCGAAACCGGATATCCAAGCGCCAGTTATTTTAATCGTCGGTTTCTTGAACATGAAGGGATGACGCCAACCGAATATCGGAGATTATTTGGAAAATAA
- a CDS encoding stalk domain-containing protein, with protein sequence MKRSQVLKIGTAVIAASLLFTSQPVQGAAASSPSYELVLDSGSVIEGKAVIKQGVSYLPLLQISKDLSLSASLDQSGKRVTVLSPTMNVAVRLNSKQAVVNGKGTTMSAAPFKNGQEIYVPASFLVSALQGEGLTYDRLAKKLSATGIYSGNDSSVYGGLRYEISQDGKLFTTNAKGKKNQLYDFKKEIYRQPVYQFTKTAKGLVILNISDYYGEPMLNKQTFTVVIKNGAVIRQSYVKYFNRFEENAVLSVNKKEIILTDGDTLRILEDGTGKVSQTYDLKKLGSEEDTYFVEAVDKEYILIRPNKKGLLTYINRATGERTLLYKTLLGKADQEYAEINDVPFFGDQIRFTERKGDTLTFHIGPMTGEASDQTMKIQ encoded by the coding sequence ATGAAGAGATCACAAGTTCTTAAGATAGGGACAGCTGTTATTGCAGCAAGTCTATTATTCACATCCCAGCCCGTACAAGGAGCTGCTGCTTCAAGTCCTTCCTACGAACTAGTATTAGATTCAGGGAGTGTTATTGAAGGAAAAGCAGTAATCAAGCAAGGGGTATCTTATTTGCCGCTTCTGCAGATCAGTAAGGATCTTTCATTATCCGCTTCATTAGATCAATCAGGAAAAAGAGTTACGGTCCTCAGTCCCACCATGAATGTAGCAGTTAGACTAAACAGTAAGCAGGCAGTAGTTAATGGCAAGGGAACTACGATGTCAGCCGCTCCTTTTAAGAATGGACAAGAGATATACGTACCCGCTTCTTTTCTTGTATCCGCACTGCAGGGAGAAGGACTGACATATGACCGCTTGGCAAAGAAGTTATCCGCTACGGGTATCTATTCGGGGAATGATTCCAGCGTTTATGGTGGACTGCGGTACGAGATTAGCCAGGATGGCAAACTTTTTACAACCAACGCAAAGGGAAAGAAAAATCAACTTTATGATTTTAAAAAAGAAATATATCGTCAGCCCGTGTATCAATTTACGAAAACAGCGAAAGGTCTTGTTATATTGAATATCTCTGATTATTATGGGGAGCCCATGCTGAATAAGCAGACTTTTACGGTTGTCATTAAGAATGGCGCTGTCATTAGACAGAGCTATGTGAAGTATTTCAATCGTTTCGAAGAAAATGCAGTTCTTTCTGTAAATAAGAAGGAAATTATTCTTACGGATGGAGATACATTACGTATACTTGAAGATGGTACAGGGAAAGTTTCTCAAACATACGATTTGAAAAAACTAGGCAGCGAAGAGGATACATACTTCGTAGAAGCGGTGGACAAAGAGTATATTCTTATTCGTCCGAATAAAAAGGGATTGTTAACCTATATTAATCGAGCTACGGGTGAACGGACGTTACTTTACAAAACATTGCTTGGTAAAGCAGATCAGGAATATGCGGAAATCAACGATGTTCCTTTTTTTGGAGATCAAATTAGGTTTACCGAACGTAAAGGGGATACCCTTACTTTTCATATCGGACCTATGACGGGAGAAGCTTCTGATCAGACAATGAAGATTCAGTAG
- a CDS encoding glycosyltransferase, with the protein MTYVWIIAGWISGLLMLSGMKPLIQQTKYNRRDRGEKRMVDQLPSVSIIIPARNEEENLASLLRSLQEQTVLPAEVIVVDDGSVDRTAEVAASYGVKVVNPGELPQGWLGKNHACAKGAKVAKGELFIFLDADITLSPNGIEILLSRFTEGLLSVQPYHQMIRPYEQWSAFFNVIIPASIGSGKDGTGAFGPCIVCSRDAYRESGGHELVKGEILDHHTLGKCFARLGYKVRNYIGISVLYFRMYPAGWSSLWRGWSKSMASGAAATRLRRLLPVIIWIMGMISSFLLLIESFFTGGILIGMLIYALYALEIAVLLRRVGNFHSWVWSFYPLPLLFFLMLFVRSILMTFVKKKVNWKDREIEL; encoded by the coding sequence GTGACCTATGTATGGATCATTGCAGGATGGATTTCCGGCTTACTCATGTTAAGTGGGATGAAGCCTTTAATTCAGCAAACCAAATATAATCGAAGGGACAGGGGAGAGAAGAGAATGGTAGATCAGCTCCCTTCTGTGAGTATCATTATTCCGGCACGGAACGAGGAGGAAAATCTCGCTTCGTTACTACGTTCCCTACAGGAACAAACTGTTTTACCTGCTGAAGTGATCGTTGTTGACGACGGTTCTGTAGATCGAACAGCAGAAGTAGCAGCCTCATATGGAGTAAAGGTAGTAAACCCAGGTGAACTGCCGCAGGGCTGGTTAGGTAAAAATCATGCCTGTGCAAAAGGGGCGAAAGTGGCGAAGGGTGAACTTTTTATATTTCTGGATGCAGATATCACTTTGAGTCCCAATGGGATCGAAATCTTGCTTTCACGTTTTACAGAGGGGCTCTTGTCTGTTCAGCCTTATCATCAGATGATACGTCCATATGAACAGTGGTCCGCTTTTTTTAATGTCATTATCCCGGCCTCCATCGGCAGTGGGAAAGATGGCACAGGCGCGTTTGGTCCTTGTATTGTGTGCAGCAGAGATGCGTATAGGGAAAGCGGCGGTCACGAGCTCGTAAAAGGAGAAATCCTCGATCATCATACACTTGGAAAATGTTTTGCGAGATTAGGATATAAAGTTCGAAATTATATAGGAATATCGGTCTTGTATTTTCGAATGTATCCTGCGGGCTGGAGCTCTTTATGGCGAGGGTGGAGTAAAAGTATGGCATCCGGGGCAGCTGCTACCCGGTTACGTCGGCTCCTGCCGGTAATCATCTGGATCATGGGTATGATCTCTTCCTTCCTTCTTTTAATAGAAAGCTTTTTTACAGGGGGGATTTTGATTGGAATGCTCATCTATGCTCTCTATGCTCTGGAAATAGCCGTGTTACTCAGAAGAGTAGGGAATTTCCACTCGTGGGTATGGAGTTTCTATCCATTGCCGCTATTGTTTTTTCTCATGTTGTTTGTTCGATCTATATTGATGACGTTTGTGAAGAAGAAAGTAAATTGGAAAGATCGGGAGATTGAGCTGTAG
- a CDS encoding HD domain-containing protein, which yields MNQKVLTQQEEALLEAAEAYVKKELSGEGTGHDYWHIYRVVQTAEKIAIAEGANLYICKLAAYLHDIADEKLNPSKEAGMAKVDTWLKEHHVSDEDRSHVLEIIGNMSYNGGHNPPMSTLEGKVVQDADRLDAIGAISVARAFVYAGSKGHLIYDPDIKPREDMTQEQYRTGKNTAINHFYEKLLKLKDLMNTKHGIELAEKRHEFMEQYLDQFFKEWEGNV from the coding sequence ATGAATCAAAAGGTACTTACACAACAAGAAGAAGCTTTGCTTGAAGCAGCGGAAGCATATGTAAAGAAAGAACTTAGCGGAGAAGGGACAGGGCACGACTATTGGCACATCTACCGTGTTGTTCAGACAGCAGAGAAAATCGCGATCGCAGAAGGAGCGAATCTATATATCTGCAAACTGGCTGCTTATTTGCACGATATCGCAGACGAGAAACTGAATCCTTCCAAAGAAGCGGGGATGGCTAAGGTAGACACATGGCTTAAAGAACATCACGTATCTGATGAAGATCGCTCGCATGTACTCGAGATTATTGGGAATATGTCTTATAATGGCGGTCATAATCCGCCTATGAGTACGCTTGAAGGCAAGGTTGTTCAAGATGCCGATCGGCTGGATGCAATTGGTGCGATTTCTGTGGCTAGAGCTTTTGTATATGCCGGTTCTAAAGGACATTTAATCTATGATCCAGACATAAAACCGAGAGAAGACATGACACAGGAACAGTATCGTACAGGCAAAAATACAGCAATTAATCATTTCTATGAGAAACTTCTAAAGCTCAAGGACTTAATGAACACCAAACATGGAATTGAACTTGCTGAAAAAAGGCATGAGTTTATGGAACAATACCTAGATCAATTCTTTAAGGAATGGGAAGGAAACGTTTAA
- a CDS encoding GyrI-like domain-containing protein: protein MSSLLSKKEVIRHREFRFLGMAAETNNQAEFKGEGVIPSLWSDFYANHVLERIPNKINSSMIALYTNYESDETGAYTFALGTEVVEGHDVPSGLEEWVVPESKYVVFTTRRGPVQEVVVEAWQEIWEWSKYNERAFQFDFELYDLRSVDPMNGQVDIYISVK from the coding sequence ATGTCAAGTCTACTGAGTAAGAAAGAGGTCATCCGTCATCGTGAATTTCGTTTCTTAGGTATGGCAGCTGAGACCAACAACCAAGCTGAATTCAAGGGAGAAGGGGTTATTCCTTCGCTATGGTCTGATTTTTATGCAAACCATGTACTAGAACGTATACCAAACAAAATAAATTCATCCATGATTGCCTTATATACGAATTATGAATCAGATGAGACCGGTGCCTATACATTTGCGCTTGGAACAGAGGTTGTAGAAGGACACGATGTCCCTTCCGGTTTAGAAGAATGGGTAGTTCCTGAGTCCAAATATGTGGTGTTTACGACCCGTAGAGGTCCGGTACAAGAAGTTGTTGTTGAGGCTTGGCAAGAGATATGGGAATGGTCTAAATATAACGAGCGGGCATTTCAGTTTGATTTTGAGTTATATGACCTGCGTTCAGTCGATCCTATGAATGGCCAAGTCGATATTTATATCTCCGTTAAGTAA
- a CDS encoding IS3 family transposase (programmed frameshift) — MTKKIFTNQQQAQLKLNPYVKNVSAKAITYTEEFKGFFIDEYDKGKIPSEIFLEAGFDIGALGLTRIHKASNRWRSAYQDHGLIGLEDARKHASGRPLERELSLEEKYARLEAKLNLVEAENEFLKKLGSTRKADEKKEINITTTQKFELIHQIIDKYQLKRIVRYLCQIAHVSRSGYYRYFSKEAMQARQKQDEADEVVKEIILKAYHFRGRKKGARQIKMTLKNQYGITYNLKRIRRVMNKFNIYCPIRKANPARRMAKATKEHRSCENKLNRKFKQGLAGKVLLTDITYLTYGKGNRAYLSTIKDAETNEILAYEVSSTLSLKIAINTLHQLKKHRHLTNDAFIHSDQGFHYTNPQFQKLVKNLGLGQSMSRRGNCWDNAPQESFFGHFKDETNIKACATLEEVKKEIKSYMIYYNHYRGQWNLKKLPPAKYRQQLKEVG, encoded by the exons ATGACAAAGAAAATATTCACAAACCAACAACAGGCACAATTAAAATTAAATCCGTATGTCAAAAACGTGAGTGCAAAAGCCATTACGTACACAGAAGAATTTAAAGGATTTTTCATTGATGAATATGACAAAGGAAAAATCCCGAGTGAAATTTTTCTGGAGGCTGGTTTTGACATTGGAGCCCTTGGTCTTACACGGATTCATAAAGCTTCGAATCGTTGGCGTTCGGCTTATCAAGATCACGGGCTCATCGGATTAGAAGATGCCAGAAAACATGCGTCAGGTCGCCCTTTAGAGCGTGAATTAAGTCTAGAAGAAAAATATGCCCGCTTAGAAGCAAAGCTGAACTTGGTAGAAGCAGAAAACGAATTCTTAAAAAAGCTCG GATCTACTCGAAAGGCAGATGAGAAAAAAGAAATAAACATAACGACTACACAAAAATTCGAGTTGATTCATCAAATCATCGATAAATATCAATTAAAACGTATCGTGCGGTATCTTTGCCAAATCGCCCATGTTTCACGTTCAGGCTATTATCGCTATTTCAGTAAAGAAGCAATGCAGGCTCGTCAGAAACAGGATGAAGCAGATGAAGTAGTAAAAGAAATCATTTTGAAGGCATACCATTTCCGGGGAAGAAAGAAGGGTGCACGGCAAATCAAAATGACGTTAAAAAATCAATACGGTATCACCTACAATCTTAAGCGGATCCGTCGTGTGATGAATAAATTTAATATCTACTGCCCTATTCGCAAAGCGAATCCTGCACGCCGTATGGCAAAAGCAACAAAAGAACATCGATCCTGTGAAAACAAGTTAAACCGAAAATTTAAGCAAGGTCTGGCTGGTAAAGTACTGTTAACAGATATTACGTATTTAACTTATGGGAAAGGAAATCGAGCCTATTTATCTACAATTAAAGACGCTGAAACCAATGAAATTCTCGCCTATGAGGTCTCTTCTACGCTGAGTTTAAAGATTGCAATAAACACACTTCATCAACTAAAGAAACATCGTCATCTAACCAACGATGCGTTTATTCATTCGGATCAAGGATTTCACTATACAAATCCGCAATTCCAAAAGCTTGTGAAGAATCTAGGATTAGGTCAATCGATGTCTCGTAGAGGAAACTGTTGGGACAACGCGCCACAAGAATCATTCTTTGGGCATTTTAAAGATGAAACAAATATAAAAGCATGTGCAACGTTAGAAGAAGTAAAAAAAGAAATTAAGAGCTACATGATTTACTACAATCATTATCGAGGGCAATGGAATTTAAAGAAGCTGCCGCCTGCAAAATACAGACAGCAGCTTAAAGAAGTTGGCTAA